A window of Corallococcus macrosporus DSM 14697 contains these coding sequences:
- a CDS encoding DUF6929 family protein translates to MIHLTSRRTLDLEAPVAPGRPAHVTALSGLVRAGAWLYTSAEEPLHLAAFPLTDAAPGHGVVLFANHQPDEPVSLKSAQPDLEVPCLLGPLAGAPSGALLALPTGATEGRRRGAVVALGEDGALAGEARAVDVTALYTQLSRELGPLRIAGAALSGGLLRLFQRGSGEPGTDALVDLDAERVLRGLEAGALGPDVVRMTRRWELGQAGGMRLSFTAASPLSGGRMVFSATAGSLGPAATVGGSVVGVLAPDGSPQFLDALEGHLTVTGVDARVEQGRVRVLLAALAEDGAGAATLLEATLDVPA, encoded by the coding sequence ATGATTCACCTCACCTCGCGGCGCACGCTCGACCTGGAGGCGCCCGTCGCGCCAGGCCGTCCGGCGCACGTCACCGCCTTGAGCGGACTGGTCCGCGCGGGCGCCTGGCTCTACACCTCCGCGGAGGAGCCGCTGCACCTGGCCGCGTTCCCCCTGACGGACGCGGCGCCCGGCCATGGCGTGGTGCTCTTCGCCAACCACCAGCCCGACGAGCCCGTGTCGCTCAAGTCAGCGCAGCCCGACCTGGAGGTCCCCTGTCTGCTGGGCCCCCTGGCCGGCGCGCCTTCCGGGGCGCTGCTGGCGCTGCCGACGGGCGCCACCGAAGGCAGGCGCCGCGGCGCGGTGGTCGCCCTGGGTGAAGACGGCGCGCTGGCGGGAGAAGCGCGGGCCGTGGACGTCACCGCGCTGTACACCCAGTTGAGCCGGGAGCTGGGCCCGCTCCGCATCGCCGGCGCGGCGCTGTCGGGCGGGCTGCTGCGGCTGTTCCAGCGAGGCAGCGGTGAGCCCGGGACGGACGCGCTGGTGGACCTGGACGCGGAGCGGGTGCTGCGAGGCCTGGAGGCCGGCGCGCTGGGCCCGGACGTGGTGCGCATGACGCGCCGCTGGGAGCTGGGGCAGGCCGGGGGCATGCGGCTGTCCTTCACGGCGGCCTCGCCGCTGAGCGGAGGCCGGATGGTCTTCTCCGCCACCGCGGGCAGCCTGGGCCCCGCGGCCACCGTGGGCGGCAGCGTCGTGGGCGTGCTGGCGCCGGATGGCTCGCCGCAGTTCCTGGACGCGCTGGAGGGCCACCTGACGGTGACGGGGGTGGACGCGCGGGTGGAGCAGGGGCGCGTGCGGGTGCTCCTGGCGGCCCTCGCCGAGGACGGCGCGGGCGCCGCGACCCTGCTGGAAGCGACGCTGGACGTCCCGGCGTAG
- the mgtE gene encoding magnesium transporter: protein MTESPQSAALSMEELHEAWPVLSIDERLEGFRLLPASVADDFFLALSAREQAELILHLMPAERRTWVRLLPPDDLADLVQAVEPEQAESILSQLDDASRREVNVLLAYAEDDAGGLMNPRFARVRPDMSIDEAISYLRKQAREKVETVYYAYVLDAEQHLQGVLSLRQLFQTSSDKRVADAMQRDVITVSEDTDQEAVSRLFTEHGFMALPVLDAEQRMKGIVTVDDIVDVVQEEATEDIQKAGGMEALEAPYFETGFFGMLKKRIGWLLVLFLGQMLTATAMSSFEDEIATAVVLSLFVPLIISSGGNSGSQASTLIIRSLALGEMRLRDWWRVARRELLSGLVLGLVLGVVGLARILIWNSISGVYGEHSLVLGITVAISVLGVVTFGTLAGSMLPLALRKFGFDPASASAPFVATLVDVSGVLIYFTVASLLLRGTLL from the coding sequence ATGACGGAAAGCCCCCAGAGCGCCGCGCTCTCCATGGAGGAACTGCACGAGGCGTGGCCCGTGCTCTCCATCGACGAGCGGCTGGAGGGCTTCCGGCTGCTTCCCGCTTCGGTGGCGGACGACTTCTTCCTGGCCCTGTCGGCGCGTGAGCAGGCGGAGCTCATCCTCCACCTGATGCCCGCCGAGCGCCGCACCTGGGTGCGCCTGCTGCCCCCGGACGACCTGGCCGACCTGGTGCAGGCGGTGGAGCCCGAGCAGGCGGAGTCCATCCTCTCGCAGCTCGACGACGCCAGCCGCCGCGAGGTCAACGTGCTGCTGGCCTACGCGGAGGACGACGCCGGCGGTCTGATGAACCCGCGCTTCGCCCGCGTGCGGCCGGACATGTCCATCGACGAGGCCATCAGCTACCTGCGCAAGCAGGCGCGGGAGAAGGTGGAGACCGTCTACTACGCCTACGTGCTCGACGCCGAACAGCACCTGCAGGGCGTGCTGTCCCTGCGCCAGCTCTTCCAGACGTCCAGCGACAAGCGCGTGGCGGACGCGATGCAGCGCGACGTCATCACCGTGTCGGAGGACACCGACCAGGAGGCCGTGAGCCGGCTGTTCACCGAGCACGGCTTCATGGCCCTGCCCGTGCTCGACGCCGAGCAGCGGATGAAGGGCATCGTCACGGTGGACGACATCGTCGACGTCGTCCAGGAGGAGGCCACCGAGGACATCCAGAAGGCCGGCGGCATGGAGGCCCTGGAGGCGCCCTACTTCGAGACCGGCTTCTTCGGCATGCTGAAGAAGCGCATCGGCTGGCTGCTGGTGCTGTTCCTGGGGCAGATGCTCACCGCCACCGCGATGAGCAGCTTCGAGGACGAAATCGCCACCGCCGTGGTGCTCAGCCTCTTCGTGCCGCTCATCATCTCCTCGGGCGGCAACTCCGGCAGCCAGGCCTCCACGCTCATCATCCGCTCGCTCGCGCTGGGGGAGATGCGGCTGAGGGACTGGTGGCGCGTGGCCCGCCGCGAGCTGCTCTCCGGCCTGGTGCTGGGGCTGGTGCTGGGCGTGGTGGGCCTGGCGCGCATCCTCATCTGGAACTCCATCTCCGGCGTCTATGGCGAACACTCGCTGGTGCTGGGCATCACCGTCGCCATCTCCGTGCTGGGCGTGGTGACGTTCGGCACCCTGGCCGGCTCCATGCTGCCGCTGGCGTTGCGCAAGTTTGGCTTTGACCCCGCCAGCGCCTCCGCCCCCTTCGTGGCCACACTGGTGGACGTTAGCGGCGTGCTCATCTACTTCACCGTCGCCAGCCTCCTGCTGCGCGGTACGCTGCTCTGA
- a CDS encoding VOC family protein produces the protein MKLGYIIFYVPDVSATVAFYEKALGLARRFVHESGTYAEMETGATALAFVEEGAAKEHGFTVRHLRPKDDPAAVEVALVTSDVAGAYTRAVDAGAEATQPPKQKPWGQTVAYVRDLNGVLVELCSPMEG, from the coding sequence ATGAAGCTCGGCTACATCATCTTCTACGTGCCCGACGTGAGCGCCACCGTCGCCTTCTATGAGAAGGCCCTTGGCCTGGCGCGCCGCTTCGTTCACGAGAGCGGCACCTACGCGGAGATGGAGACCGGGGCCACCGCGCTCGCCTTCGTCGAGGAAGGCGCGGCGAAGGAGCACGGCTTCACCGTGCGCCACCTCCGCCCGAAGGACGACCCCGCCGCCGTGGAGGTCGCGCTCGTCACCTCCGACGTGGCCGGCGCGTACACGCGCGCCGTGGACGCGGGCGCCGAGGCCACGCAGCCGCCCAAGCAGAAGCCCTGGGGGCAGACGGTGGCCTACGTGAGGGACCTCAACGGCGTCCTCGTGGAGCTCTGCTCGCCGATGGAGGGATAG
- a CDS encoding AraC family transcriptional regulator, which yields MATAPFTGNGRAATRGLTDVARVNDRGTMAEDVQQQGYTQWAPPVAMADAVDAFWQFWVPRRPHPGEALPRQHRVLPDGCTDLIFDFHHAPGPVWLASSRLAVVGPMKRFVLIDLEPGAVSLGVRLRPGWAQALLGIHPRELCDLNVTVQDCAPALAQLQRRMEDCASPAQAMALLQDTITRRWASFRGTAKPRALHALAHLQASAGRVRMAALARSLGVSERTLHRDILDEAGVAPKLLARVLRFQRAVSLLRARDGADLCDVALECGYADQAHLSRDVRELAGVSPHRTRRLSAVRFLQDRPAPSVGRRAHAGHPLTDRSSP from the coding sequence ATGGCCACCGCTCCTTTCACGGGAAATGGACGCGCGGCGACGCGGGGCCTGACAGACGTCGCACGCGTCAACGACAGGGGCACCATGGCGGAGGACGTACAGCAGCAGGGCTACACGCAGTGGGCGCCGCCCGTCGCCATGGCGGATGCGGTGGACGCCTTCTGGCAGTTCTGGGTGCCCCGCCGCCCTCACCCTGGCGAAGCCCTGCCCCGGCAGCACCGGGTGCTGCCCGATGGCTGCACCGACCTCATCTTCGACTTCCACCACGCGCCGGGTCCGGTGTGGCTCGCCAGCTCACGGCTGGCCGTCGTCGGGCCCATGAAGCGCTTCGTCCTCATCGACCTCGAGCCCGGCGCGGTGAGCCTGGGCGTCAGGCTCCGTCCAGGCTGGGCGCAGGCCCTGCTTGGCATCCACCCGCGCGAGCTCTGCGACCTCAACGTCACCGTCCAGGACTGCGCGCCCGCCCTCGCGCAGCTCCAGCGACGAATGGAGGACTGCGCCTCGCCCGCCCAGGCCATGGCCCTGCTCCAGGACACCATCACGCGGCGCTGGGCTTCGTTCCGCGGCACCGCGAAGCCCCGGGCCCTCCATGCCCTGGCGCACCTCCAGGCGTCAGCGGGTCGGGTGCGCATGGCCGCGCTCGCCCGCTCGCTGGGCGTGAGCGAGCGGACCCTGCACCGGGACATCCTGGACGAAGCCGGCGTCGCGCCGAAGCTGCTCGCCCGCGTCCTGCGCTTCCAGCGAGCAGTGTCCCTCCTGCGTGCCCGTGATGGCGCGGACCTGTGCGACGTCGCGCTCGAATGCGGCTACGCGGACCAGGCCCACCTGTCACGCGATGTACGGGAGCTGGCCGGCGTGTCCCCCCACCGCACTCGCAGGCTGAGCGCTGTCCGATTTCTTCAAGACAGGCCCGCGCCCTCCGTGGGACGACGTGCTCACGCAGGCCATCCACTGACCGACAGGAGTTCCCCATGA
- a CDS encoding helix-turn-helix domain-containing protein yields the protein MFVSMGTSLRPRSKRTTPEVLTLADLRRLRGLTQVELAAAAGMDQSELSKAERRTGHRVSTLQRYVEALGGNLEVFARFGSKRIRLKGV from the coding sequence ATGTTCGTGTCCATGGGGACTTCACTTCGCCCGCGCTCCAAGCGCACCACTCCGGAAGTGCTCACGCTTGCCGATCTCCGGCGGCTCCGTGGCCTCACTCAGGTTGAGCTGGCCGCCGCAGCCGGAATGGACCAGTCCGAGCTTTCCAAGGCGGAGCGCCGGACGGGCCACCGGGTTTCCACGCTCCAGCGGTACGTCGAGGCGCTCGGGGGCAATCTGGAAGTGTTCGCCCGCTTCGGCTCGAAGCGGATTCGCCTCAAGGGGGTTTGA
- a CDS encoding helix-turn-helix domain-containing protein, with protein MSGPPEPLWRVQDVARFLSMSTSWVYKEAEAGRLPCVRIGAALRFRPEEIRTFLERHRVPRGSVTPLRR; from the coding sequence ATGAGCGGCCCCCCCGAACCGCTCTGGCGGGTGCAGGACGTTGCCCGCTTCCTCTCCATGTCCACCTCGTGGGTTTACAAGGAGGCCGAGGCGGGACGGCTTCCCTGCGTGCGCATCGGCGCGGCGCTCCGGTTCCGGCCCGAGGAAATCCGCACGTTCCTTGAGCGCCACCGTGTTCCCCGTGGGTCCGTTACCCCGTTGCGCCGCTAG
- a CDS encoding AAA family ATPase, whose protein sequence is MSGDDASGRPDAEVLAAMTHRRKSVPVPPIGAGTGNRFPEPPGTVPPLFEPLAAFLARTKDLPPLSWLIEEVVPDSGNLLIVAAPGVGKTYLALVIAKKAAEVGRHSFLVFEEGRPRSMFDRFTALGFLPEAIVHIAHRKGVRLEDAAIREQIATHLCAHEAPVLVLDPFSSLFLGNENDTEAVNQAKEHIQSLATINPRALIVLVHHTSKAGERGEGPPIHAARGSTVLSGWADMQVNLTREDTPRHSGLISFVAQVAKGRDGETAQRHQFTLSLADGAVTIEDVSETAAQDKEQQVRRVLASATTPLNKAQLAKMVGGRRQVAFRAINAMEERGELKWEGRGYILAPGTATEQEP, encoded by the coding sequence ATGAGCGGAGACGATGCCTCCGGCCGCCCGGATGCGGAAGTGCTCGCAGCCATGACTCATCGCCGCAAGTCGGTTCCGGTTCCGCCTATAGGGGCGGGAACTGGGAACCGGTTCCCGGAACCGCCGGGAACCGTTCCGCCCCTCTTCGAGCCTCTCGCGGCCTTCCTTGCTCGCACCAAGGACTTGCCGCCCCTCTCCTGGCTCATTGAGGAGGTGGTTCCAGACTCCGGCAACCTCCTCATCGTGGCCGCGCCAGGGGTGGGCAAGACGTACCTCGCGCTCGTCATCGCCAAGAAGGCGGCGGAAGTTGGGCGGCACTCCTTCTTAGTGTTCGAGGAGGGGCGGCCGCGCAGCATGTTCGACCGCTTCACGGCCCTTGGCTTCCTCCCGGAGGCCATCGTGCACATCGCCCACCGTAAGGGGGTGCGGCTTGAGGACGCTGCGATACGCGAGCAAATCGCCACGCACCTGTGCGCCCACGAGGCGCCTGTCCTGGTTCTCGACCCGTTCTCCTCGCTGTTTCTCGGGAATGAGAATGACACCGAAGCCGTGAACCAGGCGAAGGAGCACATCCAGTCTCTCGCCACCATCAACCCACGTGCGCTCATCGTGCTGGTGCACCACACCTCGAAGGCGGGCGAGCGCGGCGAGGGGCCACCCATCCACGCGGCAAGGGGAAGCACTGTGCTGTCGGGGTGGGCGGACATGCAGGTGAACCTCACGCGAGAGGACACGCCACGTCACTCGGGGCTTATCTCCTTCGTGGCACAGGTGGCGAAGGGGCGTGATGGGGAAACAGCGCAGCGCCACCAGTTCACGCTCTCCCTTGCCGATGGCGCTGTGACCATCGAGGACGTGAGCGAGACAGCCGCGCAGGACAAGGAGCAACAGGTACGGCGGGTGCTCGCCTCCGCGACTACCCCTCTCAACAAAGCGCAGTTGGCCAAGATGGTGGGTGGGAGACGGCAGGTTGCTTTCCGGGCCATCAACGCAATGGAAGAACGGGGCGAACTCAAGTGGGAAGGGCGCGGGTACATCCTCGCCCCGGGCACGGCTACGGAGCAGGAGCCATGA
- a CDS encoding toprim domain-containing protein, giving the protein MPETRELARILPPPERYPYPTWWPYPPEVYRLALLAFEPDGNVASIQARAIRADLPAKDKTRNPRGFSYAGTLFADGRGREFLRAVRGAETLAALEAVVVTEGLTDTIKLAQVACRYGRRWAVLGMVAGSVNAFRSLSDWPTRVPCWVATDGDEAGDRYALQVREALPVGVTVERVDFSSRQEGER; this is encoded by the coding sequence ATGCCGGAGACCCGCGAGCTTGCGCGCATCCTTCCGCCGCCCGAGCGCTACCCATACCCGACGTGGTGGCCTTACCCGCCAGAGGTGTACCGGCTCGCGCTCCTCGCCTTCGAGCCAGATGGAAACGTGGCCTCAATCCAGGCACGCGCCATCCGGGCGGACCTTCCGGCGAAGGACAAGACGCGCAACCCGCGAGGGTTCTCCTACGCGGGAACGCTCTTTGCCGATGGCCGGGGCCGGGAGTTCCTCCGGGCAGTGCGGGGCGCGGAGACTCTGGCTGCGCTCGAAGCCGTGGTGGTGACCGAGGGGCTCACGGACACGATCAAACTCGCGCAAGTCGCCTGCCGTTACGGGCGGCGCTGGGCAGTGCTCGGCATGGTGGCTGGGAGCGTGAACGCCTTCCGTTCCCTCTCGGATTGGCCCACACGAGTTCCCTGCTGGGTCGCAACCGATGGAGACGAAGCAGGAGACCGCTACGCACTCCAGGTTCGCGAGGCGCTCCCTGTAGGAGTCACGGTCGAGCGGGTGGACTTCTCGTCCCGCCAGGAGGGCGAGCGATGA
- a CDS encoding helix-turn-helix transcriptional regulator, producing MSDAETLPGLLRLPAILKLIPVSRSTWWAGVRSGRFPQPVKLGPRITAWRAGDIAMLIGESRARGGRS from the coding sequence GTGTCGGACGCAGAAACACTTCCCGGTCTTCTCAGGCTCCCGGCGATCCTCAAGCTCATCCCCGTCAGCCGCTCCACATGGTGGGCGGGGGTTCGCTCGGGTCGTTTCCCTCAACCGGTCAAACTCGGGCCTCGCATCACCGCATGGCGCGCGGGCGATATCGCGATGCTCATCGGCGAGTCGCGCGCGCGGGGAGGTCGCTCGTGA
- a CDS encoding helix-turn-helix domain-containing protein, with the protein MPVARKSPHSHGRSEVRTRKDLAPAIKRERRLLGARLRELREARGLSQEDAAELMGLHPKYMPRLEGGTANPTVATLVAASMAYKVPLRELFPGLDAEGSGK; encoded by the coding sequence GTGCCGGTAGCCCGTAAGTCACCACACTCCCATGGACGTTCCGAAGTCCGGACCCGGAAGGACTTGGCGCCTGCCATCAAGCGTGAACGCAGGCTACTTGGTGCGCGACTCCGCGAACTTCGCGAAGCGAGAGGCCTCTCTCAAGAGGATGCGGCAGAACTCATGGGGCTGCATCCCAAGTACATGCCGCGCCTGGAAGGCGGCACCGCCAACCCGACCGTGGCCACTCTGGTTGCCGCATCCATGGCCTACAAGGTGCCTCTCCGCGAACTGTTTCCCGGGCTCGATGCAGAGGGCTCCGGCAAGTAA
- a CDS encoding helix-turn-helix domain-containing protein, whose product MPTSRKSPHSHGRSEVWTRKDLAPAINRTLKRLGTRLRKLRVEQGLSQEEAADLIGLHSKSLPRIEGGTANPTVATLVAASVAYKVPLSALLAETDGEDTSK is encoded by the coding sequence GTGCCCACATCCCGTAAGTCACCTCACTCCCACGGGCGTTCCGAAGTCTGGACACGGAAGGACTTGGCACCAGCCATCAACCGCACGCTGAAGCGCCTGGGAACGCGTCTCCGGAAACTTCGCGTGGAGCAGGGGCTCTCTCAGGAGGAGGCTGCCGACCTCATCGGCCTTCATTCCAAGTCGTTGCCTCGCATAGAGGGAGGCACCGCAAATCCCACTGTGGCCACCCTGGTTGCTGCGTCCGTAGCGTACAAAGTGCCTCTCAGCGCGCTCCTCGCGGAGACTGATGGAGAGGACACCAGCAAGTAA